A window of Chryseobacterium aquaeductus genomic DNA:
AATTTAATGAAATCTTTAAAGCAAAAAGATGCACAAGCAGAGTTCCGATTCTGGGGTGGTGATCTGATGGAAAAACAAGGCGGAACTTTGGTAAAACATTATCGCGATTTGGCTTTTATGGGTTTTCTTGAAGTCGCATTAAATTTAAAAACAATTTTAAATAACATTAAATTCTGTAAAACTGATATTAAAAATAATCGACCTGATGTTTTAATTTTAGTTGATTATCCGGGTTTTAATCTAAGGATCGCCAAATTTGCAAAAAAACTCGGAATAAAGGTTATCTATTACATTTCACCACAACTTTGGGCTTGGAAAGAAGGCAGAGTAGAAATCATCAAGAAATATGTGGACGAAATGATGGTGATTCTTCCCTTTGAAGAAGATTTTTACAAAAAGCATCGTGTGAAATCTCACTTTGTTGGACATCCATTGCTTGATGCTATATCGACTTTGCAAGATATTGATATTGAAAACTTTAGGTCAGATAATCATTTAAATGACAAAGAGATTATTGCTTTACTTCCTGGGTCACGAAAACAGGAAGTTGAAAAAATGCTTGAGATGATGCTTTCTGTAAGACCTTATTTTAAAGATTATCAATTTGTTATAGCTGGTGCGCCAAGTCTTGATAAAGATTTTTACCAGAAATATGTTGATGAAAATGTGCATTTTGTTTCTAATAAAACGTACGATCTTTTAAGATGTTCAAAAGCTGCTTTGGTAACATCGGGAACAGCAACTCTTGAGACTGCTTTATTAAACGTTCCGGAAGTCGTTTGTTATCGTGGAAGCAAAATTTCTTATGCGATTGCAAAAAGATTGGTGAAACATATTAAATACATTTCGCTTGTCAATTTGATTATGGATAAAGAAGTAGTTAAAGAATTGATCCAAAGCGAATTAAATACGAAAAATATTGTTACGCAATTAAACTTGATTCTTGAAGGTGAAACAAGAAATACAATGCTTAGAGAATTTGATATTTTGCGTGGTAAACTTGGCGGAAAAGGAGCAAGCGACAATGCTGCAGATATTATTTTAAAATCAATCTAAATTTTATTAGAAATATTTTCAATTTTTTATTACATTCGTAGTACAAAATGATGAAAATTGGCGAGACAACCACTTTTGATTTTAGTCTGCTGCTTTATACTTGGGATTTTATTTCAGGATTATTTTCATTTCGGTCAAAATTTTATTTTCGTGGTTTCGGTGTTTTGTATTCTGATTTCTGCATCAACATTTCTTAAATCATTTTTTATCGCAAAAATACAGCCTGTCTTTCTTTCCGTTTTCTTTTTCGGATTTGGAATTTTTCTTCATTATTTGAATTTTCCACAAGAACCAAAAATTTCTACTAAATCGAATGAAACGATTATTTTTAAGATTTCAAAAAAACTAAATTCCTCAGAAAAAAATAAAAAATACGAAGCAATTGTCGAGGTCGGAAAACAAAAAATTAAATCTGTTTTATTAGTTCCTAAAGATAGCAAAGAGCTTGATTTTGAGCATTATTACAAGGCTAAAGCGTATGTAAGCCGACCACAACATCCGCAATATAATTTTCAATTTGATTACTCTCAATATCTTCATCGGAAAGATATTTTCTTTCAATGTTATATCAATGATGAGATAGCGTCCGCAGTGCGGAATGATCTTTCGTTTGGCGAAAAAATCCGTCAGAAAAGATTGGAGGTTTTACAGCAAATTAATCAATCGGAAATGTCTCCAAAAAGTCAGGAGTTTTTGAAAGGAATTATTTTGTCAGACCGTACAGATATTGATTCTGAAACTTTACAAGACTTCAATAGATCTGGTTTAGTGCATTTTCTGGCAATTTCTGGTACGCACGTCGTTGTGATTTTTGGGATGCTTTATTATCTTTTTATGAAAATACTGCCACTAAAATTCAGGAAATCTGTAATTATATCTAGCTTACTTTTAATATGGGTTTTTGCCTTATTTATTGGTTTTGGCAGCTCAGTTTTGCGTGCCTGCATTATGCTTACCATTTATTTTATTTATGTTTTACTTCAGAGAAAACCTGATTTGTTGCATTCGCTTGCACTTTCGGCTTTTGTTATTTTAATTAGTGACACGCAGCAGATTTTTGATGTAGGATTTCAGTTGAGTTTTCTGGCAGTATTTGGTATATTTTGGCTCAATCAACCTATTTTAAAACATTTGCCGACGCAAGATAATTTTTTTAAAAAAGTAATATTCAATACGATTTCTATCTCAATTTCGGCTCAGTTATCAACACTTCCTTTGGTTTTGTATTACTTCCATCAATTTTCGTTTATTTCAATATTTGCAAATTTTTTTATCGTTCCATTCTCAGAAGTGATTATAATTTTTTCCTTTTTAATGACAGGTTTGATTTCTTTAGGATTAAACTTCGGAATTATTAATATATTTTATGATTTCGTAATCAATTTGTTGCTAAAAACGATTCATTGGTTTGCTGATTTTCAATCTCTATTTTTTGAAAATATATCAATGAATTTGGTTGAGGTTGCCGTTCTCTTTATGGTTTTTTATTTTCTGAGATTTGTAATTTTAAAATATAGCTTTAAAAGAATTTTCCGATTTTCTCTGGCAGTTTTATTGTTTTTTGTTTTCAGAATTTCTTTCACGATTCACGAGAATAGAAAAGATGAAGTTTTGGTTCACCAATATAAATCTGGAAGTGTGGTTTCAATAAAAAAATCAAATACTGTCTGTTTTTGGATTGAGAATTTAGAAGATCAGAATAAAATACAGCAATATATTATGAGTCCGTATCTGTCATCTCGAAGAGTAAAAAGTTTTAAGATCAAACAACTACCTTCTTCATCCGGAAAAGTGGTATTTAATAATAAAATTTACAATTTGAAGAAATAGGATTTGCTCAGATTTATCTAATATTTTCGATATTCTATGTACTTATTTAGAAAGATTACAAACTGTCTAATAGTGAGATTTCTCACTTTTTAGTTTTGTTAACATTCCCTAATTTTGTGGAAAATCAAATTTAAACTCAATATGGCAGGTTTAACAAGTTCTTCGATAGGTAGGAAATATGCTATGGCACTTTCAGCGATGTTTTTGCTGATCTTTTTGTTAATGCATTTATCTACCAATATGACATCTGTTTTCAGTGAAGATGTTTTCAATTCAGCTTCTCATTTTATGGGTTACAATCCGGCGGTTCAGTTCCTGATGCAACCTATTTTAATGTTTGCTGTGATATTCCATTTTGTGATGGGATTCATTCTGGAAATAAGAAATAATAAGGCGCGTCCTATAAAATATGCCGACAATAAAGGTTCTGCAAATTCTACATGGATGTCTAGAAATATGATTATTTCAGGTGCAGTAATTTTAGCTTTCCTTGCTTTACATTTTTATGATTTCTGGTTTCCGGAAATGAACTTTAAATACATCGAAGCAAATACACCGGATGAAACAAGATATTGGGAAGAACTTCATCACAAGTTTCACGATCTTTGGAGAGTGGTTCTTTATGTAGTAGCTTTCGGATTACTTGGTTTACATTTGGCTCACGGATTCCAGTCTTCGTTCCAGTCAATAGGAGCGAGACATCCAAAATATACTCCGGTTATTAAGGCATTTGGAAATTGGTATTCAATTCTTATTCCACTAGGCTTTATTTTTATCGCAGTTTTTCATTACGTAACTCAATAATTTCAATATACTAATATGAGTAAATTAGATTCAAGAATTCCAGCTGGTCCGCTTAAGGATAAATGGAAAAATCATAAAGACCATATGAACCTTGTTGCGCCTAACAACCGTGATAAAATTGATATTATTGTTGTAGGTACAGGTTTGGCAGGAGGTTCTGCAGCAGCTACTTTGGCTGAGCAGGGATATAATGTAAAGGCATTTTGTTATCAGGATTCACCAAGAAGAGCGCACTCTATTGCGGCTCAGGGTGGTATCAACGCTGCTAAAAATTATCAGGGTGATGGTGACTCAACATACAGATTGTTCTACGATACTATCAAAGGTGGTGACTACAGAGCAAGAGAGGCAAACGTATACAGATTAGCTGAAGTTTCTGCAAATATTATTGACCAATGTGTTTCTCAAGGAGTTCCGTTTGGTAGAGATTACGGCGGACAATTAGATAACCGTTCATTTGGTGGAGTTCAGGTTAAAAGAACTTTCTATGCAAAAGGACAAACAGGTCAGCAGTTATTATTAGGTGCATATTCTTCATTAAGCCGTCAAATCGGAAAAGGAAGAGTGAAAATGTACAACCGTCACGAAATGCTTGAATTAGTAATCGTAGACGGAAAAGCAAGAGGAATTATCGCAAGAAACTTGGTAACAGGAGAAATCGAAAGACATTCAGCTCACGCAGTTGTAATTGCTTCGGGAGGCTACGGAAACGTATATTTCCTTTCTACTAATGCTATGGGATCAAACGTTTCAGCAGCTTGGAAGATTCACAAAAAAGGAGCGTATTTCGCAAATCCTTGTTATGTACAGATTCACCCAACTTGTATTCCTGTTCATGGAACACAACAATCTAAACTGACTTTGATGTCAGAATCACTGAGAAACTCAGGAAGAATCTGGGTTCCTAAGAAAATTGAAGATTCGGTTGCGATCAGAGAAGGGAAATTAAGACCCGAAAATATTAAAGAAGAAGATAGAGATTACTATTTAGAAAGAAGATATCCTGCATTCGGAAACTTGGTGCCTCGTGACGTTGCTTCCAGAGCTGCTAAAGAAAGATGTGATGCAGGATACGGAATCGAAAATAATGATACTCAAGAAGGTGTTTACCTGGATTTCTCTACAGAAATCATGAAAAAGGGTAAAGAATCGGCTATCGAAAAACATATTCAAAATCCTACAGATCAGCAGATCTATGATTTAGGTAAAAGTTGGATTGAGGAGAAATACGGTAACTTATTCGTGATGTACGAAAAAATTACGGCTGATGATCCTTATAAAACTCCGATGAAGATTTATCCGGCAGTTCACTATACAATGGGTGGTGTTTGGGTTGATTATAATTTACAATCAACAATCCCAGGATGTTTCGTAATTGGTGAGGCAAACTTCTCAGATCACGGTGCAAACAGATTGGGTGCTTCTGCGTTGATGCAAGGTTTGGCAGACGGTTATTTCGTGCTACCTTATACGATTGCAGATTATCTTTCTGCGGACATCAGAACCGGAGAAATTCCAACAAATTCTGCCGAGTTTGAAGCTGCGGAACAAGAAATCAAAAATAAAGTCAATTTCTTTGTAAACAATCCGGGGAAACATTCTGTAGATTACTTCCACAAAAAATTAGGAAACATTATGTGGAATAAGGTAGGAATGGGAAGAACTCCTGAAGGTTTGAGACAAGCAATTGCAGAAATCGACGAAGTAAAAAGAGATTTCTGGAAAGACGTAAAAGTAATGGGTGAGGCAGAAGGAATGAACACTGAGCTTGAAAAAGCGTTCAGGGTAGCAGACTTTATCGAATTGGGACAATTGATGGCAATTGATGCTCTACACAGAAACGAATCTTGTGGTGGGCATTTCAGAGAAGATCATTCAACACCCGAAGGTGAGGCAGAAAGAGATGACGTAAACTTCAAATATGTAGGAGCTTGGGAATATCAGGGTGATGATATTAAACAAGAAGTTCTGCACAAAGAAGACCTTATCTATGACAACATCGAAGTTAAAACTAGAAGTTACAAGTAATCTCCAACCTTTAAATATAAAATTATGAGTGCAAAAAAAGGCTTACATCTTACTCTGAAAATTTGGAGACAAAAAAATACGAAGACTAAAGGTCAGTTTGAGACCTACAAAATATCAGATGTTTCTACAGATTCTTCTTTCTTAGAAATGTTAGACATTCTGAATGAAAATTTAATTAACGAAGGAAAAGAACCTATCGCTTTCGATCACGACTGTCGTGAAGGAATCTGCGGAATGTGTTCTCTTTATATCAATGGTAGGGCTCACGGTCCTGATACCGGAATTACAACATGTCAGCTTCACATGAGAATGTTCAAAGATGGTGAAACTATCGTTATTGAACCGTGGAGAAGTGCAGCTTTCCCTGTTATCAAAGATTTGATGGTAGACAGAAGCGCATTCGACAGAGTAATGGCTGCAGGTGGATTTATCTCAGTAAACACTTCAGGGAATACTTTGGATGCCAACGCAATTCCTGTTCCTAAAGAAGATGCAGACAAAGCAATGGATGCTGCAGCTTGTATCGGTTGTGGTGCTTGTGTAGCTTCTTGTAAAAACGGTTCTGCAATGTTATTTGTCGGAGCTAAAGTTTCTCAGTACGCCCTTTTACCTCAAGGTAGAGTAGAAGCTAAGAGAAGAGTTCTGAATATGGTGAAAGCTATGGATGAAGAAGGATTCGGAAACTGTTCAAACACAGGTGCTTGTGAAGTAGAATGTCCTAAAGGTATTTCCCTTGAAAACATTGCAAGAATGAACAGAGAATTCATGGTAGCAATGGCAGATAAAGCTTAATCTGGATAAAATAAAATTTAAAATGGCTTCGAGAATTTCTTGAAGCCTTTGTATTTATTCTAATTTGGGCTTTTGTCTTCTAAAAGCTCAATTACTTCATTCATTGACAGAGAAAAATAATTAAGAATTTTTATGAAGTAGGGTAAGGTAATTTGCTCAGTTCCATTTTCAATTTTAGAGACCTTACTTTGAGTAATATTCAAATCAACTGCTAATTCTAGTTGAGATATACCTTTACTTTCTCTAATTTTTCTGAGCTCAAAGCCGAAATCTTTTTCTGCAATTTTTTTCATTAATCATATTGTGTGACGCAAAATTAAGAAATTATTTTCTTTTGAAAAATGTTTATATCATACCCTGTACGAATATTCTAAAATAGAATATGTCGTTCGAATATTTATTTTCAAATTTGTAAAGGCTTTTAAAGTAAAGGTCATAAAAATTAAATTTAAAAAAAAATATGAAAAAGTTAAATGTATCGCAAATGGAAAATTTGCAAGGAGGCTCAAATAGAAAATGTCTAATTGATGGTATGTTAACTGGTTTAGCAATGGGGATTGGTGGTGTTTTGGCTGGTCCTTGGGGTATGGCAGCAGCTTTAGTTACAGGTGGATATGCAGGTAATACCAATGGATGTTTTGATAAATAATAAAAAACTTGATTAATTTAAGATTATGAGAAATTTAGAAATAGATAAAATGGAAACTCTATCAGGGGGTACTAATGGAGCTTTATGTTTTGCTGCTGGACTTGGTATATATGCACTAGCTGGTCCGGCTTGGATTGTTGGAGTTGCATCCGCTGCATATGCTGTTAAGTGCTGGAAGTCATAATGCAACTAATATGAAAAATAATAAAAGAACTATTTATTATATCATTTTTACTATTGTATTTGCTATAATTTTATCAGCTGATATTTGTTTTAAAATTTTTAATAAGACAATAAAACAGTACTTGTTTTTTTTAACAACATTTCTTTTTTTGTTTATGTTAATTAGGGAGGCTAAAATAAAAAATGAAAAAAGTAAATAGTCATTCCTTAAAATTCCCATAACATTTTGATTTTCAATTTTATGAGTTCTGAATTCGTAAAAAAAATGTTGTGAAAAATTGCAG
This region includes:
- a CDS encoding succinate dehydrogenase/fumarate reductase iron-sulfur subunit produces the protein MSAKKGLHLTLKIWRQKNTKTKGQFETYKISDVSTDSSFLEMLDILNENLINEGKEPIAFDHDCREGICGMCSLYINGRAHGPDTGITTCQLHMRMFKDGETIVIEPWRSAAFPVIKDLMVDRSAFDRVMAAGGFISVNTSGNTLDANAIPVPKEDADKAMDAAACIGCGACVASCKNGSAMLFVGAKVSQYALLPQGRVEAKRRVLNMVKAMDEEGFGNCSNTGACEVECPKGISLENIARMNREFMVAMADKA
- a CDS encoding helix-turn-helix domain-containing protein → MKKIAEKDFGFELRKIRESKGISQLELAVDLNITQSKVSKIENGTEQITLPYFIKILNYFSLSMNEVIELLEDKSPN
- a CDS encoding ComEC/Rec2 family competence protein → MARQPLLILVCCFILGILFQDYFHFGQNFIFVVSVFCILISASTFLKSFFIAKIQPVFLSVFFFGFGIFLHYLNFPQEPKISTKSNETIIFKISKKLNSSEKNKKYEAIVEVGKQKIKSVLLVPKDSKELDFEHYYKAKAYVSRPQHPQYNFQFDYSQYLHRKDIFFQCYINDEIASAVRNDLSFGEKIRQKRLEVLQQINQSEMSPKSQEFLKGIILSDRTDIDSETLQDFNRSGLVHFLAISGTHVVVIFGMLYYLFMKILPLKFRKSVIISSLLLIWVFALFIGFGSSVLRACIMLTIYFIYVLLQRKPDLLHSLALSAFVILISDTQQIFDVGFQLSFLAVFGIFWLNQPILKHLPTQDNFFKKVIFNTISISISAQLSTLPLVLYYFHQFSFISIFANFFIVPFSEVIIIFSFLMTGLISLGLNFGIINIFYDFVINLLLKTIHWFADFQSLFFENISMNLVEVAVLFMVFYFLRFVILKYSFKRIFRFSLAVLLFFVFRISFTIHENRKDEVLVHQYKSGSVVSIKKSNTVCFWIENLEDQNKIQQYIMSPYLSSRRVKSFKIKQLPSSSGKVVFNNKIYNLKK
- the lpxB gene encoding lipid-A-disaccharide synthase: MKYYIIAGEASGDLHGSNLMKSLKQKDAQAEFRFWGGDLMEKQGGTLVKHYRDLAFMGFLEVALNLKTILNNIKFCKTDIKNNRPDVLILVDYPGFNLRIAKFAKKLGIKVIYYISPQLWAWKEGRVEIIKKYVDEMMVILPFEEDFYKKHRVKSHFVGHPLLDAISTLQDIDIENFRSDNHLNDKEIIALLPGSRKQEVEKMLEMMLSVRPYFKDYQFVIAGAPSLDKDFYQKYVDENVHFVSNKTYDLLRCSKAALVTSGTATLETALLNVPEVVCYRGSKISYAIAKRLVKHIKYISLVNLIMDKEVVKELIQSELNTKNIVTQLNLILEGETRNTMLREFDILRGKLGGKGASDNAADIILKSI
- a CDS encoding succinate dehydrogenase cytochrome b subunit, which translates into the protein MAGLTSSSIGRKYAMALSAMFLLIFLLMHLSTNMTSVFSEDVFNSASHFMGYNPAVQFLMQPILMFAVIFHFVMGFILEIRNNKARPIKYADNKGSANSTWMSRNMIISGAVILAFLALHFYDFWFPEMNFKYIEANTPDETRYWEELHHKFHDLWRVVLYVVAFGLLGLHLAHGFQSSFQSIGARHPKYTPVIKAFGNWYSILIPLGFIFIAVFHYVTQ
- a CDS encoding fumarate reductase/succinate dehydrogenase flavoprotein subunit, producing the protein MSKLDSRIPAGPLKDKWKNHKDHMNLVAPNNRDKIDIIVVGTGLAGGSAAATLAEQGYNVKAFCYQDSPRRAHSIAAQGGINAAKNYQGDGDSTYRLFYDTIKGGDYRAREANVYRLAEVSANIIDQCVSQGVPFGRDYGGQLDNRSFGGVQVKRTFYAKGQTGQQLLLGAYSSLSRQIGKGRVKMYNRHEMLELVIVDGKARGIIARNLVTGEIERHSAHAVVIASGGYGNVYFLSTNAMGSNVSAAWKIHKKGAYFANPCYVQIHPTCIPVHGTQQSKLTLMSESLRNSGRIWVPKKIEDSVAIREGKLRPENIKEEDRDYYLERRYPAFGNLVPRDVASRAAKERCDAGYGIENNDTQEGVYLDFSTEIMKKGKESAIEKHIQNPTDQQIYDLGKSWIEEKYGNLFVMYEKITADDPYKTPMKIYPAVHYTMGGVWVDYNLQSTIPGCFVIGEANFSDHGANRLGASALMQGLADGYFVLPYTIADYLSADIRTGEIPTNSAEFEAAEQEIKNKVNFFVNNPGKHSVDYFHKKLGNIMWNKVGMGRTPEGLRQAIAEIDEVKRDFWKDVKVMGEAEGMNTELEKAFRVADFIELGQLMAIDALHRNESCGGHFREDHSTPEGEAERDDVNFKYVGAWEYQGDDIKQEVLHKEDLIYDNIEVKTRSYK